One stretch of Brachyhypopomus gauderio isolate BG-103 chromosome 8, BGAUD_0.2, whole genome shotgun sequence DNA includes these proteins:
- the LOC143522110 gene encoding membrane-spanning 4-domains subfamily A member 4A-like: MSYGAVSASNVGSSFPAINHGSPTHVSPAVAQQHGATSAPPILTLGMPIVLPDGNVGNIVNVGYVGNVGSQPGRFEKFLKVQPKALGIVQIMIGITTILFGIVTTFYAVVISVISGCVYWCSVTYIIAGSLTVAAENKRHICLLKGSLGMNVVSAVFSGTAIILFSADFVLLQCDRAYWQCQMFISRSNGISGVLLLFSLLQFIISICISAFGCRATCCDESTMLLIPNPQTDVNHRPT, translated from the exons ATGTCCTATGGTGCAGTGTCAGCCAGTAACGTGGGAAGCAGCTTTCCAGCCATTAACCATGGGAGCCCCACACATGTGTCTCCAGCTGTAGCACAGCAACACGGAGCTACATCTGCACCGCCCATCCTCACCCTCGGAATGCCCATTGTTTTGCCAGATGGCAACGTGGGAAACATAGTCAACGTGGGCTATGTGGGAAACGTAGGCTCCCAGCCAGGCCGGTTTGAAAAATTTCTGAAGGTGCAGCCAAAAGCACTGGGG ATTGTCCAAATCATGATCGGGATCACGACAATACTGTTTGGCATCGTGACCACATTCTATGCAGTGGTTATCTCTGTGATCAGTGGTTGTGTTTACTGGTGTTCTGTAACT TACATTATTGCTGGATCCCTAACTGTGGCAGCAGAGAACAAACGTCACATCTGTTTG TTGAAAGGATCCCTGGGCATGAATGTGGTCAGTGCTGTATTTTCTGGAACAGCCATCATTCTATTCTCTGCGGACTTTGTTTTACTTCAATGTGATCGAGCTTACTGGCAATGTCAGATGTTTATC AGTCGGTCCAATGGAATCAGTGGAGTTCTTCTACTGTTCTCACTGCTTCAGTTCATCATCTCCATCTGCATCTCAGCGTTTGGCTGCAGGGCCACCTGCTGTGATGAGTCCACG ATGCTTTTGATCCCAAATCCACAAACCGACGTAAACCACAGGCCCACATGA